The proteins below are encoded in one region of Terriglobales bacterium:
- the tuf gene encoding elongation factor Tu (EF-Tu; promotes GTP-dependent binding of aminoacyl-tRNA to the A-site of ribosomes during protein biosynthesis; when the tRNA anticodon matches the mRNA codon, GTP hydrolysis results; the inactive EF-Tu-GDP leaves the ribosome and release of GDP is promoted by elongation factor Ts; many prokaryotes have two copies of the gene encoding EF-Tu) gives MVMPGDNVNLEIELITPVAMEKGLRFAIREGGRTVGAGTLTEIIQ, from the coding sequence ATGGTAATGCCGGGCGACAACGTGAACCTGGAAATCGAGCTGATCACGCCGGTGGCCATGGAAAAGGGGCTGCGCTTCGCCATCCGCGAAGGCGGCCGCACGGTGGGCGCCGGAACGCTGACGGAGATCATTCAGTAA